One genomic segment of Bradyrhizobium prioriisuperbiae includes these proteins:
- a CDS encoding tripartite tricarboxylate transporter substrate binding protein BugE, with the protein MTQKALIDRRAVLGGFAAAAGALTWPAHAAGYPERVVKIVVPFAAGGTTDIIARILSLKMPQLLGQSVVVENKGGGGGIIGATDTARSAPDGYSLGIATVSTVATAPAIQPKTPYNPLTDFTPIINVAATPNVISVHPSFPAKDYAGFLAEIKANPGKYTYATPGVGSIMHLQTELFLDMTGTKIRHVPYRGAGPALNDAVAGQVSMMSDNFPSSQPFFGSGMLIPIVVSAPKRIAAFPNVPTFAEVGLPVVNRVAFYGIVGPKGLPEDIVKKVHDVVKKTLEDPDVRKRIEETGSDVIGNSPAEFAEQIKAEYEVYKKVVADRNLQPE; encoded by the coding sequence ATGACCCAAAAAGCCTTGATCGACCGTCGCGCCGTGCTGGGCGGATTTGCCGCAGCTGCTGGCGCATTGACATGGCCGGCGCATGCGGCCGGCTATCCGGAACGAGTCGTCAAGATTGTCGTGCCGTTTGCGGCCGGCGGCACCACGGATATCATCGCGCGCATCCTGTCGCTCAAGATGCCGCAACTGCTGGGACAGAGCGTCGTGGTCGAAAACAAGGGGGGCGGCGGCGGCATCATTGGCGCCACCGATACGGCGAGGTCTGCGCCCGATGGCTATTCCCTTGGCATTGCCACCGTCTCGACCGTTGCCACCGCGCCGGCGATCCAGCCCAAGACGCCTTACAATCCGCTCACCGATTTCACGCCGATCATCAACGTCGCGGCGACACCGAACGTGATCTCGGTCCATCCCTCGTTTCCGGCCAAGGACTACGCCGGCTTCCTGGCGGAGATCAAGGCGAACCCGGGCAAGTATACCTATGCGACCCCCGGCGTCGGCTCGATCATGCACCTGCAGACCGAGCTGTTCCTGGACATGACCGGCACCAAGATCCGCCACGTGCCTTATCGCGGCGCCGGGCCCGCCCTCAACGATGCGGTGGCCGGCCAGGTCTCGATGATGTCGGACAATTTCCCGTCGTCGCAGCCGTTCTTCGGCAGCGGCATGCTGATCCCGATCGTGGTCTCGGCGCCGAAACGGATCGCGGCATTCCCGAACGTGCCGACCTTTGCCGAGGTCGGCTTGCCCGTCGTCAACCGCGTGGCCTTCTACGGCATCGTCGGACCGAAGGGATTGCCCGAGGACATCGTCAAGAAAGTGCATGACGTGGTCAAGAAGACGCTGGAGGACCCCGACGTCCGCAAGCGCATCGAAGAGACCGGCTCCGACGTCATCGGCAATTCGCCGGCCGAATTCGCTGAGCAGATCAAGGCCGAGTACGAGGTCTACAAGAAGGTGGTCGCGGACCGGAATTTGCAGCCGGAGTGA
- a CDS encoding caspase family protein, protein MELPQSVRLLREVDGELTRAMRRVFHCVWGNPLRARILGVMLLATMSAHPAWAQDDAKPNVEQQKTDAKVEQRTEQKIALVIGNSAYRKVVQLPNPVNDAADMAASLTRLGFSVKHLNDLDYNAFRLALIEFGKAAKTADKAVFFFAGHGVEIDGRNWLIPVDAEIKSEVDVYAEAINLETLIDISLIPKVIGLVILDACRNDPFASATAAARRSLASAKPGAKNAAKTRDATRTDATKPGTPTTARPDPAPSASAIDDAGARGLAPVDVNDNVLVAFAAAAGTTANDGTGRNSPYSGSLVRHVETPGLEINYLFRMVHDDVVAETKTQQPAIYGTLSNDEVYLKGDAAVAAAAAEAEAERVAWTFVRSTNEIATLRRFQEQFPLSPYAREAGDRIEQLQSAEKFAWTLVEQQRSPAAYRAFLDIYPQGEHVEQARTVLASLGSSSSSRNAAIDLPKPPVSTYQLDSASPDATTKNADSIEKVWAVLRDSRDQKVVGRFAEKYPSMRHHRLPPGSDMALRRVDPTELMLRTAQDEDVNSCFGGDAAACGKAAAKYPDYVQLQFQRCRILESRIPENRERNRNRCMTDAVRDARRRGYLVSAYTRSAQEIERNRAYRKTVERVNQNVGNIVGNVVSNVVSNTVATSVSNAVSAASQAAATSAANAASQAAATAASQAASRAAAHAASTAASGAASRAASTAASSAASRAASSAAGRAASNAAGFAASRAASGAADRAAKKAAEAAAAAAANAASNIRVPSDRRLKQDIVLLGRTDGGLHLYRYRYIGDSTVYVGVLAQEVARRRPAAVSQAASGYLQVDYGRLGIAFLTYRDWMKRHSSRAAN, encoded by the coding sequence ATGGAACTGCCTCAATCTGTTCGGCTGCTGCGGGAGGTCGACGGAGAACTGACCCGCGCGATGCGTCGGGTCTTCCATTGCGTGTGGGGGAACCCGCTGCGCGCCAGAATCCTCGGCGTGATGCTGCTGGCAACGATGTCGGCGCATCCGGCCTGGGCCCAGGACGACGCAAAGCCAAACGTCGAACAACAAAAGACCGACGCAAAAGTCGAACAAAGGACCGAACAAAAGATCGCGCTGGTCATCGGCAACAGTGCGTATCGCAAGGTCGTGCAGTTGCCCAATCCCGTCAATGACGCGGCGGACATGGCGGCGTCGCTGACCAGGCTTGGATTTTCCGTCAAGCATCTGAACGATCTCGATTACAACGCCTTCCGCCTGGCGCTGATCGAGTTCGGCAAGGCGGCCAAGACGGCCGACAAGGCGGTGTTCTTTTTCGCCGGCCATGGCGTCGAGATCGATGGCAGGAACTGGTTGATTCCGGTCGATGCCGAGATCAAGTCCGAGGTCGACGTCTATGCCGAGGCGATCAATCTCGAAACCCTGATCGATATTTCCCTGATTCCGAAAGTCATTGGCCTCGTGATCCTCGACGCGTGCCGCAACGATCCCTTCGCCTCAGCCACGGCAGCCGCGCGGCGGTCGCTGGCCAGCGCCAAGCCGGGCGCGAAAAATGCTGCGAAGACGAGGGACGCGACCCGAACCGACGCAACAAAGCCTGGCACGCCAACCACGGCTCGCCCTGATCCGGCCCCATCGGCGTCTGCGATCGATGATGCGGGTGCGCGCGGCCTCGCTCCGGTCGATGTCAACGACAACGTGCTGGTGGCGTTCGCCGCCGCCGCCGGCACCACCGCCAATGATGGCACCGGGCGCAACAGTCCGTATTCGGGTTCGCTGGTGCGCCATGTGGAGACGCCCGGCCTCGAGATCAATTATCTGTTTCGCATGGTCCATGACGACGTTGTGGCCGAGACCAAGACGCAACAGCCGGCGATCTACGGCACGCTCTCCAACGACGAGGTCTATCTCAAGGGCGACGCGGCGGTCGCCGCCGCCGCCGCTGAAGCCGAGGCGGAGAGGGTGGCCTGGACCTTCGTGCGTTCGACCAACGAGATCGCCACGCTGCGACGTTTCCAGGAGCAATTCCCCCTGAGCCCCTATGCAAGGGAGGCTGGCGACCGGATCGAGCAACTGCAAAGCGCCGAAAAATTCGCATGGACGCTGGTCGAGCAGCAGCGCTCGCCCGCGGCCTATCGGGCCTTTCTGGATATCTACCCCCAGGGCGAACATGTCGAGCAGGCGCGCACGGTGCTGGCTTCGCTCGGCAGCTCGTCATCCTCCCGTAACGCTGCGATAGACCTGCCCAAGCCGCCGGTGTCGACCTATCAGCTCGACAGCGCATCGCCTGACGCAACGACAAAAAATGCGGACTCCATCGAGAAGGTCTGGGCGGTGCTGCGGGACTCGCGGGACCAGAAGGTGGTCGGACGCTTTGCGGAGAAATATCCCAGCATGCGCCATCATCGCCTGCCGCCCGGCAGCGACATGGCGCTGCGGCGGGTCGATCCCACCGAGTTGATGCTCCGCACAGCGCAGGATGAAGACGTCAACAGTTGCTTCGGCGGCGACGCGGCCGCATGTGGCAAAGCGGCCGCCAAATATCCCGACTACGTTCAGCTCCAGTTCCAGCGTTGCCGGATCCTGGAAAGCCGGATTCCCGAAAATCGGGAACGCAATCGCAACCGCTGCATGACTGATGCGGTGCGGGACGCGCGCCGGCGCGGCTACCTCGTGTCGGCCTATACGCGTTCTGCGCAGGAAATCGAGCGCAATCGCGCCTATCGCAAGACGGTCGAACGCGTCAATCAGAATGTCGGCAACATTGTCGGCAATGTGGTGAGCAACGTTGTCAGCAATACGGTCGCCACATCCGTGAGCAACGCAGTCTCCGCGGCCAGCCAGGCCGCCGCGACGTCGGCCGCGAATGCGGCCAGCCAGGCTGCAGCCACGGCGGCGTCACAGGCGGCAAGCCGGGCGGCGGCCCATGCCGCCAGCACCGCAGCGTCAGGCGCAGCCAGCCGTGCGGCGTCCACCGCGGCCTCCAGTGCGGCCAGTCGCGCGGCATCGAGCGCGGCGGGCCGGGCGGCATCAAATGCCGCGGGCTTTGCAGCGTCCAGGGCTGCCTCGGGTGCGGCGGACAGAGCTGCCAAGAAGGCGGCTGAAGCCGCGGCTGCGGCCGCAGCCAATGCGGCCAGCAATATCAGGGTTCCCTCGGACCGCCGCCTGAAGCAGGATATCGTCTTGCTGGGGCGTACAGACGGCGGGCTTCATCTTTATCGTTACAGGTACATCGGCGACTCCACGGTCTATGTGGGCGTTTTGGCACAGGAGGTGGCAAGGCGTCGGCCGGCGGCTGTGTCACAAGCAGCTAGCGGTTATCTGCAGGTCGACTATGGCCGGCTGGGGATCGCGTTTCTGACCTACCGGGACTGGATGAAGCGGCATTCGTCCCGCGCAGCCAACTGA
- a CDS encoding IclR family transcriptional regulator: protein MPRVTGSSGDGVQAVVLAMQILEILAQEGKPMGVSAMAVALGTTKSRIWRYLQTLVQHGYIVQVQESERYQLGSRLIRLGQAVGDGIDVVTAGARAMRDLRDSLGHSTVITRAEPDGVRVLTTVPGKSTLEIGVKAGSLLDFHCSAQGKIALAFGNEALRAAVMTMRLERRTHATIVNPGALRKEVERVRRNGWAIAPNEIVIGLNALAAPIFDASGLLVGILAIVDSVQFIPEKPTAEQINKTVSAARQVSTALGYVME, encoded by the coding sequence ATGCCGCGTGTCACGGGATCGAGCGGAGATGGCGTTCAAGCAGTCGTGCTGGCGATGCAGATCCTGGAAATTCTGGCGCAGGAAGGAAAGCCGATGGGCGTCTCGGCGATGGCCGTGGCGCTCGGCACCACCAAAAGCCGGATCTGGCGCTATCTTCAGACGCTGGTGCAGCACGGCTACATCGTGCAGGTCCAGGAGAGCGAGCGCTATCAACTCGGCAGCCGGCTGATCCGGCTGGGGCAAGCGGTTGGCGACGGGATCGACGTCGTCACCGCCGGTGCCCGCGCGATGCGGGACTTGAGGGACAGCCTCGGACATTCCACGGTGATCACCCGGGCGGAGCCGGACGGTGTGCGCGTGCTGACCACCGTTCCCGGCAAATCCACTCTGGAAATAGGCGTTAAAGCGGGATCTCTGCTCGACTTCCACTGCTCGGCGCAGGGCAAGATCGCACTCGCATTCGGCAACGAGGCGCTGCGGGCGGCGGTGATGACCATGCGCCTGGAGCGCCGCACCCACGCGACCATCGTCAACCCCGGCGCGCTGCGCAAGGAGGTCGAGCGCGTGCGCCGCAACGGCTGGGCGATTGCGCCCAACGAAATCGTCATCGGCCTCAATGCGCTGGCGGCCCCGATTTTCGACGCCTCCGGCCTGCTCGTGGGAATCCTGGCGATTGTCGATTCCGTGCAGTTCATCCCCGAGAAGCCCACGGCCGAACAGATCAACAAGACGGTCAGCGCTGCGCGTCAGGTGTCGACTGCGCTGGGCTACGTCATGGAGTGA
- a CDS encoding PQQ-binding-like beta-propeller repeat protein produces the protein MSILLASTATANWTKPLPNNNMFGFCVAYGQVWLGHDTVYGYDQVTGELQYQLTGFNGNVRAVQPFDGGLVALSIDGNIYKADIEGNAAPRAFGRYNTEPGWVQSQAGSVYFFAQKTGVCRIAPTNGGQVILDVPNSEIQDFPVLAPDAVLVPRKPNFIDVTDPLTLAIRSTITIPGLTITGFSGGASNGPVTFFILREKTLIALDATLQTIAWRVEVNAKLTVAAAADPKFCYAGTSDGRIFVFDAVTGKAVRQLRLGSGAINSIFQDDGLVYAVCTEKNDTFIYAADPQTGTVIKHRTGQNGYIIGIDNGVVYYQDIGAIGAVRLADIVREFYAESVLVQDFAFASGNETKKPSVHSEITLYDRSGSPWATQTVMVGCTSPITIKSGGVSFNIDAKTAAPLKTDSTGKLRIDMPAGDVDSKGVFRSGLTSPALTLLTSFMDPDDRVLVRPDAQLHDELGKVTQARLQTAKGYDGNLIVVDKYRKDNKIMTNVAGMIGATSSMVKDSLENRKTLLAAAGKRYLAPGCDMGTICCCKAGNYQCKLVCNRAFAFDLDPARSTFGYFGSKQDIERWLKDHPVSHENLLMSWGDFWDAVKSGAAKVKNAIVYAARQVEHAAKDVVKTVVTAVINGIERTMDFVVDTVEHAIGIIHGIFNEIVGAIDKVLETLSLIFNWDGIVSLKNDIKANIGKAFDRLLKPQTEGGKSLLTQAREKGDQAFADMRSKLNRALDDLDDRIGKQSGSGVQQHNAGPNSPAKGGASSNWLQSKMNDNLLSEQAIKTHALAAAPGSAIHIPAFTLPGDLQNEISRFVDDLQGRVTGDVKTSLDRLKSALGPSNDDLFAQSFHFFLELVRGAINVGLDILAAVFDGAMRLLEKILAAAWSYIRDETITIPFVSDLYRSLTRSDLTGLDLACLLVAVPASLAIAAVSSGRRALAGAAQLSGILGGVAQIVWSMVSAGVGALSATVADKLTALSPTAKVIFGAIRGLLLASFGLAARGLLLWSDIETNEGNDDALAINTILWCFPTLAVLADLVANPLALAFSGIGIAEGTAIIVCVFGLCLGVFLALFAIYGRMKAPMAITFNALVAAGLIVRLGTVFEPLWVKLVAVVLGGGFICASGVVKVIDASGVAAAPA, from the coding sequence ATGAGCATTCTCCTTGCTTCCACTGCCACCGCCAACTGGACCAAGCCCCTGCCGAATAACAACATGTTTGGATTCTGCGTTGCTTATGGCCAAGTGTGGCTGGGTCACGACACTGTCTACGGCTACGATCAGGTGACGGGTGAGCTGCAATATCAGCTAACCGGTTTCAACGGTAACGTCCGTGCGGTGCAGCCGTTCGACGGCGGGCTGGTGGCGTTGAGCATCGACGGGAATATCTACAAGGCGGATATCGAGGGGAATGCCGCACCTCGCGCATTCGGCCGATACAATACCGAGCCAGGCTGGGTGCAGTCGCAAGCCGGATCGGTCTATTTCTTCGCTCAGAAGACTGGCGTCTGTCGGATCGCCCCAACCAATGGCGGACAGGTCATCCTGGACGTGCCCAACAGTGAGATCCAGGACTTCCCGGTGCTGGCACCTGATGCTGTGCTGGTGCCGCGGAAGCCGAACTTCATCGATGTGACCGATCCGCTGACACTCGCGATCCGCAGCACGATCACCATCCCCGGCTTGACCATAACCGGTTTTTCCGGCGGAGCGTCGAATGGGCCTGTGACCTTCTTCATTCTGAGAGAAAAGACGCTGATCGCGCTGGATGCCACGTTGCAAACCATCGCATGGCGTGTCGAGGTCAATGCCAAGCTGACGGTGGCGGCCGCCGCCGACCCGAAATTCTGCTATGCCGGAACTAGCGATGGCCGCATCTTTGTCTTCGATGCGGTGACCGGCAAGGCGGTGCGGCAGCTTCGGCTCGGCTCAGGGGCGATCAACAGTATCTTTCAGGACGATGGGCTTGTGTATGCCGTCTGCACAGAGAAAAACGACACCTTCATCTATGCGGCCGATCCGCAGACCGGAACCGTGATCAAGCACAGGACCGGTCAGAATGGTTACATCATCGGCATCGACAACGGCGTCGTCTACTACCAGGACATTGGCGCCATCGGCGCCGTCCGCCTCGCCGACATCGTGCGCGAATTCTATGCCGAGTCGGTTCTGGTGCAGGACTTCGCCTTCGCGAGCGGCAATGAAACGAAGAAGCCCAGCGTCCACTCCGAGATCACTCTTTACGACCGCAGCGGCAGTCCATGGGCGACGCAGACTGTGATGGTCGGTTGCACCAGCCCAATCACGATCAAGAGCGGCGGTGTCTCTTTCAATATCGACGCCAAGACCGCCGCGCCGCTCAAGACCGACAGCACCGGAAAGCTGCGTATCGACATGCCGGCCGGGGATGTCGATTCCAAAGGCGTGTTCCGCAGCGGCCTGACGAGCCCCGCGTTGACATTGCTCACAAGCTTCATGGACCCCGACGACCGGGTTCTGGTGCGGCCGGACGCGCAGCTCCACGATGAGCTCGGAAAAGTGACGCAGGCGCGACTGCAAACCGCCAAGGGCTACGACGGCAATCTCATTGTGGTGGATAAATACCGCAAGGACAACAAGATCATGACCAACGTCGCGGGCATGATCGGCGCGACCAGCAGTATGGTAAAGGACTCGCTCGAAAACAGAAAGACGCTGCTGGCGGCGGCCGGCAAGCGTTACCTCGCGCCCGGCTGCGACATGGGGACCATTTGCTGCTGCAAGGCCGGCAACTACCAATGCAAGCTCGTCTGCAACAGGGCGTTCGCATTCGATCTCGATCCGGCGCGTTCGACCTTCGGCTATTTCGGCAGCAAGCAGGACATCGAACGCTGGCTCAAGGATCATCCGGTGAGCCATGAAAACCTGCTGATGTCGTGGGGCGACTTTTGGGATGCGGTGAAAAGCGGAGCCGCCAAGGTCAAGAACGCCATCGTCTATGCCGCCAGGCAGGTCGAGCATGCGGCCAAGGATGTGGTCAAGACCGTTGTCACGGCTGTCATCAACGGCATCGAAAGGACGATGGACTTCGTCGTCGACACGGTCGAACACGCGATTGGCATCATCCACGGCATCTTCAACGAGATCGTCGGCGCCATCGACAAGGTGCTGGAAACCCTCAGCCTGATTTTCAACTGGGACGGCATCGTCAGCCTCAAAAACGACATCAAGGCGAATATTGGCAAGGCCTTCGACCGGCTGCTCAAGCCGCAGACCGAGGGCGGCAAGAGCCTGCTCACGCAGGCGCGCGAGAAGGGTGACCAGGCCTTCGCGGACATGCGCAGCAAGCTCAACCGCGCGCTGGACGACCTCGACGACCGTATCGGCAAGCAGTCGGGCAGCGGTGTGCAGCAACACAACGCCGGCCCGAACAGTCCCGCCAAGGGCGGGGCCAGCTCGAACTGGCTGCAGTCGAAGATGAACGACAATCTTCTGAGCGAGCAGGCGATCAAGACCCATGCCCTGGCCGCGGCTCCCGGTTCGGCGATCCACATTCCCGCGTTCACACTGCCAGGCGATCTGCAGAACGAGATTTCGCGGTTCGTGGACGATCTTCAGGGCCGGGTGACCGGCGACGTCAAGACCTCGCTGGATCGGCTGAAAAGCGCACTGGGGCCGTCGAACGACGACCTGTTCGCCCAGAGCTTCCATTTCTTCCTGGAACTGGTACGCGGCGCCATCAATGTGGGCCTGGATATCCTCGCCGCGGTATTCGACGGCGCCATGCGCCTGCTGGAGAAAATCCTTGCGGCTGCATGGTCGTATATCCGCGACGAGACCATTACGATCCCGTTCGTATCCGATCTCTACCGATCCCTGACCAGGAGCGACCTGACCGGCCTCGATCTGGCTTGTCTGCTGGTGGCGGTGCCGGCCTCGCTGGCGATCGCGGCCGTCTCCAGCGGCCGTCGTGCGCTCGCCGGTGCCGCGCAGCTATCCGGCATCCTGGGAGGCGTCGCGCAAATCGTCTGGTCAATGGTCAGTGCCGGGGTCGGGGCGCTGAGCGCCACGGTCGCCGATAAGCTGACGGCGCTTTCCCCCACCGCGAAGGTCATATTTGGTGCCATTCGCGGTTTGCTGCTCGCAAGCTTCGGGCTGGCAGCGCGTGGCTTGCTCCTATGGTCCGACATCGAGACCAATGAGGGAAACGACGATGCGCTGGCCATCAATACCATCCTGTGGTGTTTTCCCACCCTCGCGGTCCTCGCCGATCTGGTCGCCAATCCGCTCGCCCTTGCGTTCTCAGGGATCGGTATCGCCGAGGGGACGGCGATCATCGTGTGTGTCTTCGGCCTATGCTTAGGCGTTTTTCTAGCCCTCTTCGCCATCTACGGAAGGATGAAGGCCCCGATGGCGATTACGTTCAACGCGCTTGTGGCGGCGGGATTGATCGTACGGCTTGGGACGGTCTTCGAACCGCTGTGGGTCAAGCTGGTCGCGGTCGTGCTGGGCGGCGGGTTCATCTGCGCGTCAGGCGTGGTGAAAGTCATCGACGCCTCGGGCGTTGCCGCCGCCCCCGCGTAG
- a CDS encoding caspase family protein: MRFSVPALAVVFQLIVNTCAGAADNRAALVIGNSSYKNAPGLATPANDAEDVAAALTGLGFDVILRRDGSADDLRAALGEFSDKAAKADIALVYFAGYSVNPGVDGYLIPVDARLATSSSYSTEAVPLRAVWSGVAKARKLGLVVLDALRGHPFAKLERQDRADPAGASGSSETFRNVLVFFAAEPGKISEDKISEDRTSGDGAARNSPFAAAILKYLAEPDLEINFLFRKVRDDVRSSTQQKQTPYMYGQLSRDKVFLNAVKQAYLSDPSVAQPCDELTAAPDGPTRVAEARSIAIVKVETVVDAITACTDAVRRFPAVDRFHYQLGRAQFAKRDYASALASYKKAFELGNTRALYALGTMYDDGTGVGWDPSLARFYYEIAAKINFAPAIVRLGLQNERGAGGPKDLAKAHALFRQAADLSDPGAINKLGEFAEKGWTGARNLKQARAFYEKSAAMGDPAGMVNLARCQANGIGGRKDVPGAKLLLAKAAEAGSLEASDILSHVQRPKRR, encoded by the coding sequence TTGCGATTTTCTGTGCCCGCACTCGCTGTTGTTTTTCAGTTGATCGTCAACACCTGCGCCGGTGCCGCCGACAATCGGGCCGCGCTGGTGATTGGCAATTCGAGCTACAAGAATGCGCCCGGCCTGGCCACGCCCGCCAACGATGCCGAGGATGTCGCCGCCGCGCTGACCGGATTGGGCTTCGACGTCATTCTGCGGCGAGACGGCAGCGCTGATGATCTGCGCGCGGCGCTGGGTGAGTTCTCCGACAAAGCCGCCAAGGCCGACATCGCGCTGGTCTATTTCGCCGGCTACAGCGTCAACCCCGGCGTGGACGGATATCTCATTCCCGTCGATGCCAGGCTTGCAACCTCGTCGTCATACTCGACCGAGGCTGTGCCGCTGCGCGCGGTGTGGTCAGGCGTGGCCAAGGCGCGAAAGCTCGGACTGGTTGTCCTTGACGCATTGCGTGGACATCCGTTCGCCAAGCTTGAGCGGCAGGATCGTGCAGACCCGGCCGGTGCATCCGGCTCATCCGAGACGTTCAGGAACGTGCTGGTGTTCTTTGCGGCCGAACCCGGCAAGATCTCTGAAGACAAGATTTCGGAGGATCGGACGTCGGGGGACGGCGCGGCGCGCAACAGCCCGTTTGCCGCGGCGATCCTGAAATACCTGGCCGAGCCGGACCTCGAAATCAACTTTCTGTTCCGCAAGGTGCGCGACGATGTCAGGAGTTCGACGCAGCAGAAACAGACGCCTTACATGTATGGCCAGCTGTCCAGGGACAAGGTTTTTCTCAACGCGGTGAAGCAGGCCTATCTGTCCGATCCGTCGGTGGCGCAGCCCTGCGATGAACTCACGGCCGCGCCGGATGGTCCCACCCGGGTCGCCGAGGCCAGAAGCATTGCGATCGTGAAGGTCGAGACGGTCGTCGATGCCATCACGGCGTGCACGGACGCCGTCAGGCGCTTTCCGGCTGTCGATCGTTTCCACTATCAGCTCGGACGCGCGCAGTTTGCAAAGCGGGACTATGCGTCCGCGCTCGCGAGCTACAAGAAGGCGTTCGAGCTCGGCAATACACGCGCGCTCTACGCTCTCGGCACCATGTATGACGATGGCACCGGCGTCGGCTGGGATCCGTCACTGGCGCGGTTCTATTATGAGATTGCCGCGAAAATCAATTTCGCGCCCGCCATCGTCCGCCTGGGTCTCCAGAACGAGCGCGGCGCGGGCGGGCCCAAGGATCTCGCCAAGGCCCATGCCCTGTTCCGGCAAGCCGCTGACCTCAGCGACCCCGGCGCCATCAACAAGCTGGGTGAGTTTGCCGAGAAGGGATGGACCGGCGCCAGGAACCTGAAGCAGGCCCGCGCTTTCTACGAGAAAAGTGCGGCGATGGGCGATCCGGCCGGAATGGTCAATCTGGCCCGATGCCAGGCCAATGGCATCGGTGGCCGCAAGGACGTCCCCGGGGCGAAGCTCCTGCTTGCAAAGGCCGCGGAGGCCGGGAGTCTGGAAGCCTCCGATATCCTCTCGCACGTGCAGCGGCCGAAGAGACGGTGA
- a CDS encoding ABC transporter ATP-binding protein: MNTIDLTVESLSTGYPGRPIIGNLSLGPIRPGEIAAIVGPNAAGKSTLLRALAGLLPATGQARLAGKNILPLPARVRAEMIGFMPQSLPQTTDLTVLEAMLSALHLARPSPHDPLAHAIDTLAQVGIADIALQPLHTFSGGQRQLASLAQSIVRRPQLLLLDEPTSALDLGHQFDVMRLVRNYVGDDRIAIVVLHDLAFAARWADNIIMMERGALKIAGPPEVAITPEMLARVYGVEARVERYARGALQVIVDDRVAASSVPNPPERKL, translated from the coding sequence GTGAACACGATCGATCTCACCGTGGAGTCGCTGTCGACCGGATATCCCGGCCGCCCCATCATCGGGAATCTCAGCCTTGGGCCGATCAGACCGGGCGAAATCGCCGCCATCGTCGGGCCAAACGCCGCCGGCAAATCGACCCTGCTTCGGGCACTTGCCGGGCTTCTGCCCGCGACAGGACAGGCGCGACTGGCCGGAAAAAACATCCTGCCGCTCCCAGCCAGAGTTCGCGCGGAGATGATCGGCTTCATGCCGCAAAGCCTGCCGCAAACGACTGATCTCACTGTGCTGGAAGCGATGCTGAGTGCGTTGCACCTCGCCAGGCCATCGCCGCACGATCCGCTCGCTCATGCCATCGATACGCTGGCGCAGGTCGGCATCGCCGACATTGCGCTACAGCCGCTACATACGTTCTCCGGCGGCCAGCGCCAGCTCGCAAGCCTCGCTCAGTCCATCGTGAGGCGCCCACAGCTTCTGTTGCTGGACGAGCCGACCAGCGCACTGGATCTGGGGCATCAGTTCGACGTCATGCGCCTGGTCCGCAACTATGTGGGCGACGATCGCATCGCAATCGTTGTCCTGCACGACCTGGCGTTTGCAGCCCGCTGGGCAGACAACATCATCATGATGGAACGGGGGGCTCTCAAGATCGCAGGTCCCCCCGAGGTCGCGATCACCCCGGAGATGCTGGCCCGGGTCTACGGCGTCGAAGCCCGGGTCGAGCGGTACGCCCGCGGCGCCTTGCAGGTTATCGTCGACGACCGGGTCGCAGCTTCCTCCGTTCCGAATCCACCGGAACGGAAGCTCTAA
- a CDS encoding iron ABC transporter permease, with amino-acid sequence MGQAGRGRAGRRVHLRVRRGESHRRLGRCRRPRVAERRPIGQLISLSRADWNKLQFVAIVVLCVVPFTLRAAWPLTALRLGEDRARSMGVDVKRLRLASLIRISLLTASAMALVGTVGFVGLAGPHIARLLIGEDHRFFLPVSALSGALIMSVASTVSKLAIPGVLVPIGIVTAIIGLPVFFALILRRRTYA; translated from the coding sequence GTGGGTCAAGCTGGTCGCGGTCGTGCTGGGCGGCGGGTTCATCTGCGCGTCAGGCGTGGTGAAAGTCATCGACGCCTCGGGCGTTGCCGCCGCCCCCGCGTAGCGGAGCGACGGCCGATCGGACAGCTCATCAGTCTTTCGCGCGCCGACTGGAACAAGCTCCAGTTCGTCGCGATCGTCGTGCTGTGCGTTGTGCCTTTCACCCTGCGCGCCGCCTGGCCGCTGACCGCGCTGCGACTTGGCGAGGACCGGGCTCGCAGCATGGGCGTGGACGTCAAGCGCCTGCGTCTTGCTTCTCTCATTCGCATCAGCTTGCTGACCGCAAGCGCCATGGCGCTCGTGGGCACCGTGGGCTTTGTCGGGTTGGCCGGACCACACATAGCCCGTCTCCTGATCGGTGAAGATCACCGCTTTTTCCTGCCTGTCAGCGCATTGTCCGGCGCGCTGATCATGTCGGTCGCCTCGACGGTGAGCAAACTGGCCATTCCAGGCGTTCTCGTTCCGATCGGCATCGTCACCGCGATCATCGGCTTGCCGGTCTTCTTCGCGCTGATCCTGCGGCGGAGGACATACGCGTGA